GTCCGCTCAATCGCATGACCGTCATTACGCGTATTCCATAACTGATTAAACTGGGTTAACTGTAACGGCGCACCCGGCATTGCTAGGACATGATTCAAGTCCACCACCGTCCGGACTAATGGTCCCGGCGCCCAGTCCCTAAAATCAGCTTGCAGGCCCACTTCTTGCTCATAGTGGTCCCAGTCAAAGACATAAAAAACGATTTTTTGACAATTTGGTAACAACGCGTAGTCAAACACAACTGAGGAGTAGTCACTGACCAACGTATTAGCGACCGTCAACAATTCATCGGTACTAAACTCAGGTACCAATGTCACTAGGTCCGGGTAACGGGCTTGCAAATCACGTTCCTGCTCGGCCAAATGGGGATGTAACTTAATAATCAAGTGTTGGTCGGGCCGCAACTTTAATTGCTTAAAATCAGCCGGCAACGCAAATTGAACACCGGCTCGATAAGTCGGCGCATACAAAATAACTTCCTGTTGTTTAAACGCCGGATACTTCTGATAAATGGCCGTTGCAGTTTGCATCACCCAGTCGGACTTACAATACCGATCCGAACGAGGATATCCCAAGACCCGCATCCGCGTCTGTGGGACGTGATAACTCGCTGCAAAAATCGTTCCCATCTTCTCAGAACCAACCACGTAATCAGTAATCTGATCATACACGGTCTGAAACCGACGCCGATCATCTGCGGGTCGCTGTGCCGTCTGTGGATCACCCCAACCAAATGTTTTGACCGCGCCAGCAGCATGCCAGAGTTGAATCAGTCGTTGTGGGGCCTGCCGCGTCAAGCCAGCGGTAAAGCCATAATAATTATCAAGATAAACGTCCGCTGCCCGGGTAATGACGGGAATTCCCGTCAAGGCAAATCGAACTGAATCATGAAACGGCCGTGTCGCAATTCCCGCCTGTGCCAGTTGTGCCGCCCCGGTGGCTGCACTCGGCAAGTAATAAACAGTCAAGCGCCCGGGAACGCGCTGGTTCAACTGCTGAATAAAATCCAAATTGTCCGCAAAGCTCATCAAATAAATCACCTGATCATTTTTGCTAAAGTGCGCTAGCCACGATACAA
This Lactiplantibacillus plantarum DNA region includes the following protein-coding sequences:
- a CDS encoding CDP-glycerol glycerophosphotransferase family protein; translated protein: MASVKKVIYVWLVRVVSWLAHFSKNDQVIYLMSFADNLDFIQQLNQRVPGRLTVYYLPSAATGAAQLAQAGIATRPFHDSVRFALTGIPVITRAADVYLDNYYGFTAGLTRQAPQRLIQLWHAAGAVKTFGWGDPQTAQRPADDRRRFQTVYDQITDYVVGSEKMGTIFAASYHVPQTRMRVLGYPRSDRYCKSDWVMQTATAIYQKYPAFKQQEVILYAPTYRAGVQFALPADFKQLKLRPDQHLIIKLHPHLAEQERDLQARYPDLVTLVPEFSTDELLTVANTLVSDYSSVVFDYALLPNCQKIVFYVFDWDHYEQEVGLQADFRDWAPGPLVRTVVDLNHVLAMPGAPLQLTQFNQLWNTRNDGHAIERTLAYFYPRVTTTA